One Mailhella massiliensis DNA segment encodes these proteins:
- a CDS encoding urease subunit alpha, producing MPQISRQEYSSLYGPTVGDKIRLGDTDLYVEIEKDLRGYGDEVIYGGGKTLRAGMGGDDHSSRDNGVLDLVITNATIIDAVQGVIKADVGIRDGRIAGIGKAGNPAVMDNVDPNLVVGNATDAISGEHLILTAGGIDAHVHLVCPEQAQTAISNGITTFFGGGIGPSDGTNGTTITPGAWNIHRIMEAAEGLPVNIGILGKGHAFNEAPLREQIEAGACGFKIHEDWGAMPAIIRAALSVADRMDVQVSIHTDTLNEAGYVEDTIAAMEGRVIHTFHTEGAGGGHAPDIIRVAGQPNVLPSSTNPTLPFGVNSQAELFDMIMVCHNLNHNVPSDVSFAESRVRPETIAAENVLHDMGAISCIASDSQAMGRVGENWTRAMQTASAMKAARGALPEDAAGNDNFRVLRYVAKVTINPAIIQGVSHLIGSVEKGKVADLVLWQPQFFGAKPYMVIKGGSIAWSIMGDPNASLPTPQPVIYRPMFGSTGLLQQTSRITFTSQAAVERGIREKLGLKSRVEAVRGIRNLTKKAMVRNSLTPHIEVNPETFAVMVDGVHVTVPPVQRASLGQLYFFS from the coding sequence ATGCCTCAGATTTCAAGACAGGAATATTCCAGCCTGTACGGCCCCACCGTGGGCGATAAAATCAGGCTCGGCGATACGGATCTCTATGTGGAAATAGAGAAGGATTTGCGCGGTTACGGCGACGAGGTCATCTACGGCGGCGGCAAGACGCTGCGCGCGGGCATGGGCGGGGACGACCACTCCTCCCGCGACAACGGCGTGCTTGATCTCGTCATCACCAACGCCACCATCATCGATGCGGTGCAGGGCGTCATCAAGGCCGATGTGGGCATACGCGACGGCCGCATCGCGGGCATAGGCAAGGCGGGAAACCCCGCCGTCATGGACAATGTGGACCCGAATCTCGTGGTGGGCAACGCCACGGACGCCATTTCCGGCGAGCACCTCATTCTTACGGCCGGCGGCATCGACGCCCATGTGCACCTTGTCTGCCCCGAACAGGCGCAGACGGCCATATCCAACGGCATCACCACCTTCTTCGGCGGCGGCATAGGCCCGTCGGACGGTACCAACGGCACCACCATCACCCCCGGCGCATGGAACATACACCGCATTATGGAAGCGGCCGAAGGGCTTCCCGTGAACATCGGCATTCTGGGCAAGGGCCACGCCTTCAACGAAGCGCCCCTGCGCGAGCAGATAGAGGCCGGGGCCTGCGGCTTCAAGATTCACGAGGACTGGGGGGCCATGCCCGCCATCATCCGCGCCGCGCTTTCCGTGGCGGACAGGATGGACGTGCAGGTTTCCATCCATACCGACACGCTGAACGAGGCGGGCTATGTGGAAGACACCATAGCCGCCATGGAAGGCCGCGTCATCCACACCTTCCATACGGAAGGGGCGGGCGGCGGCCATGCGCCGGACATCATCCGCGTCGCGGGGCAGCCCAACGTGCTGCCGAGTTCCACCAACCCCACGCTTCCCTTCGGCGTCAATTCCCAGGCGGAACTGTTCGACATGATCATGGTCTGCCACAACCTGAACCATAACGTGCCTTCCGACGTGTCCTTTGCGGAAAGCCGCGTGCGGCCCGAAACCATTGCCGCGGAAAACGTGCTTCACGACATGGGGGCCATTTCCTGCATTGCCAGCGATTCCCAGGCCATGGGCCGCGTGGGCGAAAACTGGACGCGCGCCATGCAGACGGCCAGCGCCATGAAGGCGGCGCGCGGCGCGCTGCCCGAAGATGCGGCGGGCAACGACAACTTCCGCGTGCTGCGCTATGTGGCCAAGGTGACCATCAATCCCGCCATCATTCAGGGCGTGTCCCATCTCATCGGTTCCGTGGAAAAGGGCAAGGTGGCCGACCTCGTGCTCTGGCAGCCGCAGTTCTTCGGCGCCAAGCCCTACATGGTCATCAAGGGCGGCTCCATCGCGTGGTCGATCATGGGCGACCCCAACGCTTCGCTTCCCACGCCGCAGCCGGTCATCTACAGGCCCATGTTCGGTTCCACCGGTCTTCTGCAGCAGACAAGCCGCATCACCTTCACCTCGCAGGCCGCCGTGGAGCGGGGCATCAGGGAAAAGCTCGGTCTGAAGAGCCGCGTGGAAGCCGTGCGCGGCATCCGCAATCTGACCAAGAAGGCCATGGTGAGAAACAGTCTCACGCCTCATATCGAGGTCAATCCCGAAACCTTCGCCGTCATGGTGGACGGGGTGCACGTCACCGTGCCTCCGGTGCAGCGTGCAAGTCTCGGGCAGCTCTATTTCTTCAGCTAG
- a CDS encoding urease subunit gamma, with translation MHLTPREIDKLLVLSLAEVAQRRREKGLKLNHPEAVAVITATALEGARAGKTVEEVMNEARKALTRDEVMEGVPEMIPFVQLEAVFTDGSRLVTVHDPIS, from the coding sequence ATGCACCTTACTCCGCGAGAAATCGACAAACTGCTGGTGCTGTCTCTGGCGGAAGTAGCGCAGCGCCGCAGGGAAAAAGGGCTGAAGCTCAATCATCCCGAAGCCGTCGCCGTCATCACGGCCACGGCCCTTGAAGGCGCGAGAGCCGGAAAGACCGTGGAAGAAGTGATGAACGAGGCCCGCAAGGCCCTTACCCGCGACGAAGTGATGGAAGGCGTGCCGGAAATGATTCCCTTCGTGCAGCTTGAGGCCGTGTTCACCGACGGCAGCCGTCTCGTCACCGTGCACGATCCCATCAGCTGA
- a CDS encoding urease accessory protein UreF: protein MSAGAQVEERTLAVLRNIDLALYRRKLPEEFRDMMVKTGRRLAELGARSTQSPLLSRWLSQIEGGSTPGSYPVSLSVLFAVSAFAEAPIRKADGGEEKVILQEALTVYFYGVAMGVLNASLRLMRVTHFDVHSILYRISGQFEELCALAMDTPLDRMTGYAPMTDILSAVHAGGRVRLFMS from the coding sequence GTGAGCGCGGGCGCGCAGGTGGAGGAGCGCACGCTTGCGGTGCTGAGAAATATCGACCTTGCGCTGTACCGCCGCAAACTTCCCGAAGAATTCCGCGACATGATGGTGAAGACGGGGCGCCGGCTCGCCGAACTCGGCGCGCGCTCCACGCAGTCTCCGCTGCTTTCACGCTGGCTTTCGCAGATAGAGGGCGGCAGCACGCCCGGTTCCTATCCCGTATCGCTCTCGGTGCTCTTTGCCGTTTCCGCCTTTGCCGAGGCTCCCATACGCAAGGCGGACGGCGGCGAGGAGAAGGTCATCCTTCAGGAGGCGCTCACCGTGTATTTCTACGGGGTGGCCATGGGTGTGCTGAACGCCTCGCTCAGGCTCATGCGCGTCACCCATTTCGACGTGCACTCCATCCTCTACCGCATATCCGGGCAGTTCGAGGAACTGTGCGCGCTCGCCATGGATACGCCTCTTGACCGCATGACGGGCTACGCCCCCATGACGGACATCCTTTCCGCCGTTCATGCCGGGGGGCGCGTGCGTCTGTTCATGAGCTGA
- a CDS encoding M23 family metallopeptidase, with protein sequence MSSARKFATIALYCLLMGGMGLSQTACAPKQGRPGTELEEAAQASDPFDSLVIDRELYLAATTPGKLVQSSSLSVSELEEHRAMYGDSLELTSDPLSLSLPSGVLSLENVPGSSGQWKMGPAPGSAEERHLAEMHTREALCSAGETVCITSPYGVRRSSRRTHKGIDIRAPLGSPIMAFRGGVVVCAEYHRSYGYMVEIQQDDGILARYAHMSQILTRKGDRVEPGLMIGRVGSTGRSTGPHLHFELLRDNRQMNPMAYLPTPKQVVTKGTEADAAAARKALAKSGHAKKKSAVKKSSSKKKSAVKKSSSSRKKSVAKAKSSTKKSTAKKTSSKSKKSSAKKTGSTSKKSSSKSASKK encoded by the coding sequence ATGTCATCAGCCCGAAAGTTTGCAACCATCGCCCTGTATTGCCTCCTCATGGGCGGCATGGGCCTTTCGCAGACGGCCTGCGCGCCGAAACAGGGCAGGCCCGGCACGGAGCTGGAGGAAGCGGCCCAGGCTTCCGACCCCTTTGATTCGCTTGTCATCGACCGTGAACTGTATCTTGCCGCCACCACTCCCGGGAAGCTGGTGCAGAGTTCGTCGCTGAGCGTTTCCGAGCTTGAGGAGCACCGCGCCATGTACGGCGATTCCCTGGAGCTGACGAGCGACCCGCTTTCCCTTTCCCTGCCTTCGGGCGTGCTTTCGCTGGAAAACGTGCCGGGAAGTTCCGGCCAGTGGAAGATGGGCCCGGCCCCGGGCAGCGCCGAGGAACGCCACCTTGCCGAAATGCATACGCGGGAGGCGCTCTGTTCCGCCGGGGAAACGGTGTGCATCACCTCCCCCTACGGTGTGCGCCGCTCCTCCCGCCGCACGCACAAGGGCATAGACATCCGCGCCCCTCTGGGCTCCCCCATCATGGCCTTTCGCGGAGGCGTGGTGGTATGCGCCGAATACCACCGAAGCTACGGCTACATGGTGGAAATTCAGCAGGACGACGGCATTCTCGCCCGCTACGCCCACATGAGCCAGATTCTTACCCGCAAGGGCGACAGAGTGGAACCCGGTCTCATGATAGGCCGCGTGGGCTCCACGGGGCGTTCCACCGGTCCGCACCTGCATTTTGAGCTTCTGCGCGACAACCGGCAGATGAACCCCATGGCCTACCTGCCCACCCCCAAACAGGTGGTGACCAAGGGCACCGAGGCCGACGCCGCGGCCGCCAGAAAGGCTCTTGCCAAGTCCGGCCACGCCAAGAAGAAGAGCGCGGTGAAGAAATCTTCCTCCAAGAAGAAGTCTGCGGTGAAGAAGAGTTCCTCGAGCAGGAAGAAGAGCGTCGCCAAAGCGAAAAGCTCCACCAAGAAGAGCACGGCGAAAAAGACGAGCTCGAAGTCGAAGAAGAGCAGCGCAAAGAAAACAGGCTCCACTTCCAAGAAGTCCTCCTCAAAGAGCGCATCGAAAAAATGA
- a CDS encoding ribonuclease catalytic domain-containing protein — protein sequence MASHIVQYPGAGCIVEFMQGNEPQIAWVMEEQKGKLRLFLPNRRETTLSASRILPWAGPAYGPQQSKDAVVDILNRHRERRERLASEAAPMELWEMAQGELDKAPAEWFAELGYTSPDADTVAACGRALLQCKTHFRFQPPVFEIYDAATVESRRQAEEAARVREAMVCGGADWFRRLWEARVGRHAAPDISTAPDEAVRQRLEKMLRARMIDPETVEDEALWKQVTKGLPDDPYLALYLAMTWGLVPEHYNFWMDRADYEAGTDWEKPFAAETEALCRAVAEGENMPPAEDTAFISIDSATTRDIDDAFRISASADGGWDVEVALACPAQLWNFESPLGRAVFHRATSIYLPEGNCHMMPEALGEGAFSLFEGESRPALIIGAHIAPDGTLGEGSFRTATVKIEKNLSYPDCEAALDGAENAASPYAEALRLACAMSEKRLACRVEHGAVIIERPELDFVLEGEGADVVVKIKDIPAAPRAQLLVAELMVVANAVLAEWAVKNDVPLLFRTQDVAVPREYAGVWKSAPDIARVVRILVAASLDVSPRPHAGMGLSAYSPVTSPLRRFTDLVNEAQLLFMLASGRPRWSREELSSMLMHLSIRLEAAGQVQRFRPRYWKYLYIQQQARLHGEECCWKAEVAEENDMWVSVQLPEVQLGLRGKRTLFGEKVFPGQELRVRLGKVNPLRSEAVILNVRED from the coding sequence ATGGCATCGCATATCGTGCAGTACCCCGGCGCGGGCTGTATTGTGGAATTCATGCAGGGGAACGAACCCCAGATCGCGTGGGTGATGGAAGAGCAGAAGGGCAAGCTGCGCCTTTTTCTGCCCAATCGCCGCGAAACCACACTGTCCGCCTCCCGCATACTCCCCTGGGCGGGGCCTGCCTACGGCCCGCAGCAGAGCAAGGACGCCGTGGTGGACATCCTGAACAGGCACCGGGAGCGGCGCGAACGCCTTGCCTCGGAAGCCGCGCCCATGGAACTGTGGGAAATGGCCCAGGGCGAACTGGACAAGGCTCCGGCCGAATGGTTTGCGGAACTCGGCTATACCAGCCCGGATGCCGATACCGTGGCGGCCTGCGGCAGGGCGCTTCTGCAGTGCAAGACGCATTTCCGCTTTCAGCCTCCGGTATTTGAAATTTACGATGCCGCCACCGTGGAGTCGCGCCGTCAGGCGGAAGAGGCGGCGCGCGTGCGCGAGGCCATGGTCTGCGGCGGTGCGGACTGGTTCCGCCGTCTGTGGGAGGCGAGAGTCGGCCGCCACGCCGCGCCCGATATTTCCACGGCGCCGGATGAGGCCGTGCGGCAGCGCCTGGAAAAGATGCTCCGCGCCCGCATGATAGACCCGGAAACCGTGGAGGACGAAGCGCTCTGGAAGCAGGTGACCAAGGGCCTGCCGGACGATCCGTACCTTGCGCTCTATCTTGCCATGACCTGGGGCCTGGTGCCTGAGCATTACAATTTCTGGATGGACCGCGCGGACTATGAGGCGGGCACGGACTGGGAAAAGCCCTTTGCCGCGGAAACGGAGGCCCTGTGCCGCGCCGTGGCGGAAGGGGAGAACATGCCCCCCGCCGAGGATACGGCCTTCATCAGCATCGACAGCGCCACCACCCGCGACATCGACGACGCCTTCCGCATATCGGCTTCCGCCGACGGCGGCTGGGATGTGGAAGTGGCTCTGGCCTGCCCCGCGCAGCTCTGGAACTTTGAAAGCCCGCTGGGCCGTGCGGTATTCCACAGAGCCACCAGCATCTACCTGCCCGAGGGCAACTGCCACATGATGCCCGAGGCCCTCGGCGAGGGAGCGTTCAGTCTTTTTGAAGGCGAGTCCCGCCCCGCGCTCATCATAGGCGCGCACATCGCCCCGGACGGCACGCTCGGAGAAGGTTCCTTCCGTACGGCCACGGTGAAGATAGAGAAAAACCTTTCCTATCCCGATTGCGAGGCCGCGCTGGACGGTGCGGAAAACGCGGCTTCCCCCTATGCCGAGGCCCTGCGTCTGGCCTGCGCCATGAGCGAGAAGCGCCTTGCCTGCCGTGTGGAGCACGGCGCCGTCATCATAGAGCGGCCGGAACTCGACTTCGTGCTGGAAGGCGAGGGCGCGGACGTGGTGGTGAAGATAAAGGATATCCCCGCCGCGCCGAGGGCGCAGCTTCTGGTTGCGGAACTCATGGTGGTGGCCAATGCCGTGCTGGCGGAATGGGCGGTGAAGAACGACGTGCCGCTGCTTTTCCGCACGCAGGATGTGGCCGTGCCCCGCGAATACGCGGGCGTGTGGAAGAGCGCGCCGGATATCGCCCGCGTGGTGCGTATTCTTGTGGCGGCCTCTCTGGATGTTTCGCCCCGTCCCCATGCGGGCATGGGGCTTTCGGCCTACAGTCCGGTCACTTCTCCGCTGCGCCGCTTTACCGACCTCGTGAATGAGGCGCAGCTTCTCTTCATGCTGGCAAGCGGCCGTCCGCGCTGGTCGCGCGAGGAGCTTTCGTCCATGCTCATGCACCTTTCCATACGCCTCGAGGCCGCGGGGCAGGTGCAGCGTTTCCGTCCCCGCTACTGGAAGTATCTCTACATTCAGCAGCAGGCCCGCCTGCACGGCGAGGAATGCTGCTGGAAGGCGGAAGTGGCCGAGGAAAACGACATGTGGGTGAGCGTGCAGCTTCCTGAAGTGCAGCTCGGCCTGCGCGGCAAACGCACCCTTTTCGGGGAGAAGGTCTTCCCCGGGCAGGAGCTGCGCGTACGCCTCGGCAAGGTGAATCCGCTCAGAAGCGAAGCCGTCATTCTCAACGTCCGGGAAGACTGA
- the ureG gene encoding urease accessory protein UreG, whose translation MKKITRIGVGGPVGSGKTAVIEAVVPELMRRGVRPLIITNDVVTIEDAKHVQRELAGILPAERIVGVETGACPHTAIREDPSMNLAAVEDLEKRFPDSDVVFIESGGDNLTLTFSPALADFFIYVIDVAAGDKIPRKSGPGVCHSDILVINKEDLAPYVGASLEVMERDSRLMRGKKPFLFTNCMTGRNISTLADWIMRDALFDVPERPTGASFVREAVKRGEADHA comes from the coding sequence ATGAAGAAAATCACCCGTATCGGCGTAGGCGGCCCGGTGGGGTCCGGCAAGACGGCCGTCATCGAGGCCGTGGTGCCCGAGCTCATGCGGCGCGGCGTGCGCCCGCTCATCATCACCAACGACGTGGTGACCATCGAGGATGCGAAGCATGTGCAGCGGGAACTGGCGGGCATACTGCCTGCCGAGCGCATCGTCGGTGTGGAAACCGGTGCCTGCCCCCACACGGCCATACGCGAGGACCCGAGCATGAACCTTGCCGCCGTTGAGGATCTGGAAAAGCGCTTTCCCGACAGCGATGTGGTGTTCATCGAAAGCGGGGGCGACAACCTCACCCTCACCTTCAGCCCTGCGCTGGCCGATTTCTTCATCTACGTCATCGATGTTGCGGCAGGCGACAAGATTCCGCGCAAGAGCGGGCCGGGCGTGTGCCATTCCGACATCCTCGTCATCAACAAGGAAGATCTTGCTCCCTATGTGGGGGCGAGTCTCGAGGTCATGGAGCGCGATTCCAGGCTCATGCGGGGCAAAAAGCCCTTCCTCTTCACCAACTGCATGACGGGGCGCAACATTTCCACCCTTGCCGACTGGATCATGCGCGACGCGCTTTTCGACGTGCCGGAAAGGCCGACGGGAGCTTCTTTCGTGCGGGAAGCGGTGAAACGCGGGGAGGCGGACCATGCCTGA
- a CDS encoding ammonium transporter, giving the protein MYTADSGDTAFILLCTALVCLMTPGLAFFYGGLVRRKNVLTIMMQNFISMGVIAVIWIFGGFSLAFGPDIGGVIGDITYHFALDKVGGAPSPDYAVTVPFLLFFAYQLMFAVITPALITGAFAGRFNFRGYLRFLVLWMIFVYIPVCHWVWGGGFLAGLGVADFAGGIVVHVSAGFAALSSVMFLGPRDDIAPGEHPEPNNLPLVAVGAGLLWFGWFGFNAGGAYAGDALAAYAFTNTTIAGSIAMLVWLFLDWRASSRPSFSGILVGAVAGLATITPCAGYVPPWAAIVIGAVGAAVCYYAGCVQAKLHFDDALEVWRAHGMGGLTGSLLVGVFASVAVNDVHAGLEQFFIQVLGVGVVAAWSFAATWLILKVISFFGPIRVSREQELEGLDEALHGESAYRL; this is encoded by the coding sequence ATGTACACAGCAGATAGCGGAGATACCGCCTTCATCCTGCTCTGCACGGCGCTGGTCTGCCTCATGACGCCGGGGCTGGCCTTTTTCTACGGCGGCCTCGTGCGCCGCAAGAACGTGCTTACCATCATGATGCAGAACTTCATTTCCATGGGCGTCATTGCCGTCATATGGATTTTCGGCGGCTTCAGCCTGGCCTTCGGGCCGGATATCGGCGGCGTGATAGGCGACATCACCTACCATTTCGCTCTGGACAAGGTGGGCGGCGCGCCCAGCCCCGACTATGCCGTCACCGTTCCGTTTCTTCTTTTCTTCGCCTATCAGCTCATGTTCGCCGTCATCACTCCCGCGCTCATCACCGGGGCCTTTGCCGGGCGGTTCAACTTCCGCGGCTATCTCCGCTTCCTGGTTCTGTGGATGATCTTCGTCTACATTCCGGTATGTCACTGGGTATGGGGCGGGGGCTTTCTCGCGGGGCTCGGCGTGGCGGACTTTGCGGGCGGCATCGTGGTGCATGTGAGCGCAGGTTTCGCCGCGCTCTCTTCCGTGATGTTCCTCGGTCCGCGTGACGACATCGCCCCCGGCGAGCATCCCGAGCCCAACAATCTGCCGCTGGTGGCCGTGGGAGCGGGGCTTCTGTGGTTCGGCTGGTTCGGCTTCAATGCGGGCGGGGCCTATGCGGGCGACGCGCTTGCCGCCTACGCCTTCACCAACACCACCATCGCCGGTTCCATCGCCATGCTGGTGTGGCTCTTCCTCGACTGGCGCGCCTCGAGCCGTCCTTCCTTTTCCGGTATTCTTGTGGGCGCTGTGGCGGGGCTTGCCACCATCACTCCCTGCGCGGGCTATGTGCCGCCGTGGGCGGCCATCGTCATCGGAGCGGTCGGAGCCGCGGTGTGCTATTATGCCGGATGCGTGCAGGCGAAGCTTCATTTCGACGACGCGCTGGAAGTATGGCGCGCCCACGGCATGGGCGGGCTTACCGGCTCTCTTCTGGTGGGCGTGTTCGCCTCCGTCGCCGTCAACGACGTACACGCGGGGCTTGAGCAGTTCTTCATTCAGGTGCTCGGCGTCGGCGTGGTGGCGGCCTGGTCCTTTGCGGCCACATGGCTCATCCTCAAGGTCATCAGCTTTTTCGGTCCCATCCGCGTGAGCCGTGAACAGGAGCTGGAAGGGCTGGACGAAGCCCTGCACGGGGAATCGGCCTACAGGCTGTAA
- the ureB gene encoding urease subunit beta yields the protein MADASRVPVGGYVFADAPVTFNESRPSVTVKVRNTGDRPIQVGSHFHFFEVNRALEFDRAAAYGMRLNIPSTTAVRFEPGDEKTVSLVPFGGLCTVYGFNNLVDGWAADAHAKPVNVARALALGFRNANIV from the coding sequence ATGGCAGATGCATCCAGAGTTCCCGTCGGCGGATATGTTTTCGCCGATGCCCCCGTCACGTTCAACGAGTCCCGTCCTTCCGTCACCGTCAAGGTACGCAACACCGGCGACCGTCCGATTCAGGTGGGTTCCCATTTTCATTTCTTCGAGGTCAACCGCGCGCTGGAATTCGACCGTGCGGCGGCCTACGGCATGCGGCTGAACATTCCCTCCACCACGGCCGTCCGCTTCGAACCGGGGGATGAGAAAACCGTGTCCCTCGTGCCCTTCGGCGGGCTGTGCACCGTGTACGGATTCAACAACCTTGTGGACGGCTGGGCGGCAGACGCGCACGCAAAGCCCGTCAATGTGGCCAGAGCGCTGGCGCTCGGCTTCAGGAACGCGAACATCGTCTAA
- a CDS encoding urease accessory protein UreD has translation MPEAGPQRGLEGSARPDCSSFGAAKKSLARLELGAKELCSYLDEPPQMKSAAVGKVGYLRLDFRRDEALGRTVLADLDRRAPLLAQKALYWDRSQPDMACVITIESTGCIVQGDRMALCVHAGEEAHALVTTQCATKVHVMEHNYASFLQHFTLGERSWLEYVPAPLILHRHARFVQDTWITLPSSAGFVFGEILMPGRRWHHAEEQFGFDLYSAGFHVLREDGRPLFEERLVLEPEKTSFCNVGVMAGYEVFGSLFALVPEACIPALKEGAGSDVTEKVAFGALSLPGNAGVAFRVLGRNVEDVQAKIRSFRSLVRKTVLGRELPPRFLWS, from the coding sequence ATGCCTGAGGCAGGGCCGCAGCGCGGCCTTGAAGGGAGCGCACGTCCCGACTGCTCCAGCTTCGGCGCGGCGAAAAAGTCGCTTGCCCGCCTGGAACTTGGGGCGAAGGAACTCTGTTCCTATCTCGACGAACCTCCGCAGATGAAAAGCGCTGCCGTGGGCAAGGTGGGCTATCTCAGGCTGGATTTCCGGCGCGATGAAGCTCTCGGCCGTACCGTGCTTGCCGATCTCGACAGGCGCGCGCCGCTTCTGGCGCAGAAGGCCCTGTACTGGGACAGGTCGCAGCCGGACATGGCCTGCGTCATCACCATAGAATCCACGGGCTGCATCGTTCAGGGCGACCGCATGGCGCTCTGCGTCCATGCCGGGGAAGAGGCTCATGCCCTCGTCACCACGCAGTGCGCCACCAAGGTGCACGTCATGGAGCACAACTACGCATCCTTTCTCCAGCACTTCACGCTAGGGGAGAGAAGCTGGCTCGAATATGTGCCCGCTCCGCTCATCCTGCACCGCCATGCGCGCTTCGTGCAGGATACCTGGATCACGCTGCCTTCCTCGGCGGGATTCGTGTTCGGGGAAATCCTCATGCCGGGGCGGCGCTGGCATCATGCTGAGGAGCAGTTCGGCTTCGACCTCTATTCCGCAGGCTTTCATGTGCTCAGGGAAGACGGGAGACCGCTTTTTGAGGAACGCCTCGTGCTGGAGCCGGAAAAGACATCGTTCTGCAACGTGGGCGTCATGGCGGGCTATGAGGTGTTCGGCAGTCTTTTTGCGCTGGTACCGGAAGCCTGCATTCCCGCGCTGAAGGAAGGCGCGGGCAGCGACGTGACGGAAAAAGTCGCCTTCGGTGCGCTTTCCCTTCCCGGCAATGCGGGCGTCGCCTTCCGCGTGCTCGGCCGCAATGTGGAAGACGTGCAGGCGAAGATACGTTCGTTCCGTTCTCTGGTGCGCAAAACGGTGCTGGGCAGGGAACTTCCTCCCCGGTTTCTCTGGAGCTGA
- the yut gene encoding urea transporter: MVHTAKNGDAPRQARYFPFPRVVDVLLRGAGQVMFQNSPWTGLFFLLGIAWASWRADTPEVVIGALTGLCTGTLAACLLHAPREEIDAGLHGYNGILVGCALPVFFGSGLMCWALVVAGAFFSTVIMMAVSGFLRSWRVSAMTGPFVFTTWFILLSSYSFAHISIAALPAPAPPSQISGALALTPGPEALFLASFTGISQVFLIDNAVTGVIFLAGIAASSPFAALLGWGGSVLAIAAALVLGADGQSIEAGLYQFSAVLTAIGLGSVFYRTSRSVLAYAFLGTVFTVVAQGALNAALSPLGIPTLTFPFVIAAWLFLLPHISFERKSGDSPSA; this comes from the coding sequence ATGGTTCATACGGCAAAAAACGGCGATGCGCCGCGGCAGGCGCGGTATTTCCCCTTTCCCCGCGTCGTGGACGTGCTTCTGCGCGGGGCAGGGCAGGTCATGTTTCAGAATTCCCCGTGGACGGGACTTTTCTTCCTTCTCGGCATCGCCTGGGCGTCATGGCGGGCGGATACGCCGGAAGTCGTCATCGGCGCGCTGACGGGACTCTGCACGGGCACGCTTGCCGCCTGCCTGCTGCACGCCCCGCGCGAGGAGATAGATGCGGGCCTGCACGGCTACAACGGCATACTGGTGGGCTGCGCCCTGCCCGTGTTCTTCGGTTCCGGCCTCATGTGCTGGGCGCTCGTTGTGGCGGGGGCCTTTTTTTCCACGGTCATCATGATGGCCGTTTCCGGCTTTCTGCGTTCCTGGCGGGTTTCGGCCATGACGGGGCCTTTTGTGTTCACCACCTGGTTCATCCTGCTTTCCTCCTACAGCTTCGCCCACATCAGCATTGCGGCGCTGCCTGCGCCCGCGCCGCCTTCGCAGATATCCGGGGCGCTGGCCCTGACGCCCGGGCCCGAGGCTCTTTTTCTGGCAAGCTTCACCGGGATTTCCCAGGTCTTTCTCATCGACAACGCCGTCACCGGCGTGATTTTTCTCGCCGGCATAGCGGCAAGTTCCCCCTTCGCCGCGCTGCTCGGCTGGGGAGGTTCCGTGCTGGCCATTGCCGCGGCGCTCGTTCTCGGGGCGGACGGGCAAAGCATAGAGGCGGGACTTTACCAGTTCAGCGCCGTGCTCACGGCCATAGGACTCGGTTCCGTCTTTTACCGGACGAGCCGGAGCGTGCTTGCCTACGCCTTTCTGGGAACGGTGTTCACCGTGGTGGCTCAGGGGGCGCTCAACGCGGCCCTTTCTCCTCTGGGCATCCCCACGCTCACCTTTCCCTTCGTCATCGCCGCATGGCTTTTTCTGCTGCCCCACATCAGCTTTGAACGAAAAAGCGGCGATTCACCTTCAGCCTGA